One region of Lagopus muta isolate bLagMut1 chromosome 13, bLagMut1 primary, whole genome shotgun sequence genomic DNA includes:
- the GDPD2 gene encoding glycerophosphoinositol inositolphosphodiesterase GDPD2 isoform X2, producing MADPPGCCRPCSTCLLCLYSCQWITAKKEKRRGLRTTKCDCSWFFFLFCVFLFTLVWLYIAIIILNDFHNFNEFIFKQQKLWLDWSLILLIATAVLITYSAVLLVLALCLQLCGQPLKLHWLHKVLLIITALVVAAAFTGLGIKWAEEWRSARISLQATGPFLHIGIVGGMTLLAWPLASVIYRTHSTGLKVFLLLAYSAVMIALYLAPLGITSPCIMEENQLPPKPALVGHRGAPMLAPENTLMSLRKAVNCDVQVFETDVMVSADGVPFLMHDEKLTRTTNVQTVFPERATLNSTAFNWTDLQQLNAGSWFLERRPFSSLQSLSHGDRVQATRQKIPSLEQVLDAAKESNISIMFDLRPENHSDYQSFVNATLEVILQSGIPLQQVLWLPDGFREQVKQQVPGVQQIYGRKRLQDEKEPLLHVNLPYQDMSSEEIKQYRQDNISVNLYVVNQPWLFSVLWCSGVSSVTTNACQVLKEMKRPIWLLPSSTYLMIWIVVDCVSFLMILWAFLLMKKCSQRRRTAESETDVLLTKINSLMQD from the exons ATGGCAGatcctcctggctgctgccgCCCATGTTCCACCTGCCTGCTGTGCCTCTACAGCTGCCAGTGGATCACTGCCaagaaggagaagaggaggggTCTGAGAACCACCAAG TGTGACTGCAGCtggtttttcttcctcttctgtgtcTTCCTCTTCACGTTGGTGTGGCTCTACATTGCCATCATCATCCTCAATGATTTCCACAACTTTAATGA GTTCATCTTcaagcagcagaagctgtggcTAGACTGGTCCCTGATCCTGTTAATAGCAACAGCTGTGCTCATCACTtactcagctgtgctgttg GTCCTTGCTTTGTGCTTGCAGCTCTGTGGCCAGCCCTTGAAGCTGCACTGGCTGCACAAG GTCCTGCTGATCATAACTGCCCTCGTGGTGGCTGCTGCCTTCACAGGGCTGGGAATAAAGTGGGCAGAGGAGTGGAGAAGTGCACGCATCTCCCTGCAG GCAACAGGTCCCTTCCTGCACATTGGGATTGTGGGAGGAATGACGCTCCTTGCCTGGCCATTGGCCAGCGTCATCTACCGCACCCACAGCACAG GCCTCAAGGTGTTCCTGCTGCTTGCGTACTCTGCAGTGATGATTGCCCTTTACCTGGCTCCCCTGGGGATCACTTCACCCTGCATCATGGAGGAGAACCAGCTGCCCCCCAAGCCAGCCCTGGTTGGCCACAGAGGAGCCCCTATG CTGGCCCCTGAAAACACCCTCATGTCTCTCCGCAAGGCAGTGAACTGCGATGTGCAAGTCTTTGAGACAGACGTCATGGTGAG TGCTGATGGGGTCCCATTCCTCATGCATGATGAGAAGCTCACTAGGACCACCAACGTGCAGACTGTGTTCCCTGAGAGAGCCACCCTGAACAGCACTGCCTTCAACTGGACAGACCTCCAGCAGCTCAATGCTGGCAGCTGGTTCCTGGAG AGGAGACCATTTTCCAGTCTGCAAAGTCTTTCACATGGTGATCGCGTGCAGGCGACTCGGCAGAAGATCCCATCCCTGGAACAGGTATTGGATGCAGCCAAGGAGAGCAATATCTCCATCATGTTTGACCTCCGGCCAGAGAACCACAGCGATTACCAGAGCTTTGTCAATGCCACCCTGGAAGTCATCCTACAGTCTGGCATCCCACTGCAGCAG GTCCTGTGGCTGCCAGATGGGTTCAGGGAGCAGGTCAAACAACAAGTCCCAGGCGTTCAGCAGATTTATGGCCGGAAGAGACTCCAGGATGAGAAGGAGCCACTGCTGCATGTCAACCTGCCCTACCAAGACATGAGCTCTGAGGAGATCAA GCAGTACCGCCAGGACAACATCTCAGTCAACCTGTACGTGGTGAACCAGCCTTggctcttctctgtgctgtggtgctcaggggTGAGTTCTGTCACCACCAATGCCTGCCAGGTGCTGAAGGAGATGAAACGCCCCATCTGGTTGCTG cccagcagcacgtACCTCATGATCTGGATTGTTGTAGACTGTGTCTCCTTCCTGATGATCCTCTGGGCCTTCCTCTTGATGAA GAAATGCTCCCAGCGAAGGCGGACGGCTG aGTCTGAGACGGACGTGCTGCTCACAAAGATCAACAGCCTGATGCAAGACTGA
- the GDPD2 gene encoding glycerophosphoinositol inositolphosphodiesterase GDPD2 isoform X1 yields MADPPGCCRPCSTCLLCLYSCQWITAKKEKRRGLRTTKCDCSWFFFLFCVFLFTLVWLYIAIIILNDFHNFNEFIFKQQKLWLDWSLILLIATAVLITYSAVLLVLALCLQLCGQPLKLHWLHKVLLIITALVVAAAFTGLGIKWAEEWRSARISLQATGPFLHIGIVGGMTLLAWPLASVIYRTHSTGLKVFLLLAYSAVMIALYLAPLGITSPCIMEENQLPPKPALVGHRGAPMLAPENTLMSLRKAVNCDVQVFETDVMVSADGVPFLMHDEKLTRTTNVQTVFPERATLNSTAFNWTDLQQLNAGSWFLERRPFSSLQSLSHGDRVQATRQKIPSLEQVLDAAKESNISIMFDLRPENHSDYQSFVNATLEVILQSGIPLQQVLWLPDGFREQVKQQVPGVQQIYGRKRLQDEKEPLLHVNLPYQDMSSEEIKQYRQDNISVNLYVVNQPWLFSVLWCSGVSSVTTNACQVLKEMKRPIWLLPSSTYLMIWIVVDCVSFLMILWAFLLMKKCSQRRRTAGECTDAGSSVPGGSLQAASLPQWSVTEPCRL; encoded by the exons ATGGCAGatcctcctggctgctgccgCCCATGTTCCACCTGCCTGCTGTGCCTCTACAGCTGCCAGTGGATCACTGCCaagaaggagaagaggaggggTCTGAGAACCACCAAG TGTGACTGCAGCtggtttttcttcctcttctgtgtcTTCCTCTTCACGTTGGTGTGGCTCTACATTGCCATCATCATCCTCAATGATTTCCACAACTTTAATGA GTTCATCTTcaagcagcagaagctgtggcTAGACTGGTCCCTGATCCTGTTAATAGCAACAGCTGTGCTCATCACTtactcagctgtgctgttg GTCCTTGCTTTGTGCTTGCAGCTCTGTGGCCAGCCCTTGAAGCTGCACTGGCTGCACAAG GTCCTGCTGATCATAACTGCCCTCGTGGTGGCTGCTGCCTTCACAGGGCTGGGAATAAAGTGGGCAGAGGAGTGGAGAAGTGCACGCATCTCCCTGCAG GCAACAGGTCCCTTCCTGCACATTGGGATTGTGGGAGGAATGACGCTCCTTGCCTGGCCATTGGCCAGCGTCATCTACCGCACCCACAGCACAG GCCTCAAGGTGTTCCTGCTGCTTGCGTACTCTGCAGTGATGATTGCCCTTTACCTGGCTCCCCTGGGGATCACTTCACCCTGCATCATGGAGGAGAACCAGCTGCCCCCCAAGCCAGCCCTGGTTGGCCACAGAGGAGCCCCTATG CTGGCCCCTGAAAACACCCTCATGTCTCTCCGCAAGGCAGTGAACTGCGATGTGCAAGTCTTTGAGACAGACGTCATGGTGAG TGCTGATGGGGTCCCATTCCTCATGCATGATGAGAAGCTCACTAGGACCACCAACGTGCAGACTGTGTTCCCTGAGAGAGCCACCCTGAACAGCACTGCCTTCAACTGGACAGACCTCCAGCAGCTCAATGCTGGCAGCTGGTTCCTGGAG AGGAGACCATTTTCCAGTCTGCAAAGTCTTTCACATGGTGATCGCGTGCAGGCGACTCGGCAGAAGATCCCATCCCTGGAACAGGTATTGGATGCAGCCAAGGAGAGCAATATCTCCATCATGTTTGACCTCCGGCCAGAGAACCACAGCGATTACCAGAGCTTTGTCAATGCCACCCTGGAAGTCATCCTACAGTCTGGCATCCCACTGCAGCAG GTCCTGTGGCTGCCAGATGGGTTCAGGGAGCAGGTCAAACAACAAGTCCCAGGCGTTCAGCAGATTTATGGCCGGAAGAGACTCCAGGATGAGAAGGAGCCACTGCTGCATGTCAACCTGCCCTACCAAGACATGAGCTCTGAGGAGATCAA GCAGTACCGCCAGGACAACATCTCAGTCAACCTGTACGTGGTGAACCAGCCTTggctcttctctgtgctgtggtgctcaggggTGAGTTCTGTCACCACCAATGCCTGCCAGGTGCTGAAGGAGATGAAACGCCCCATCTGGTTGCTG cccagcagcacgtACCTCATGATCTGGATTGTTGTAGACTGTGTCTCCTTCCTGATGATCCTCTGGGCCTTCCTCTTGATGAA GAAATGCTCCCAGCGAAGGCGGACGGCTGGTGAGTGCACAGACGCCGGCTCTTCTGTCCCTGGtggctccctgcaggcagccagcctgCCCCAATGGAGCGTGACTGAGCCCTGCAGACTTTGA